A genomic window from Cupriavidus metallidurans CH34 includes:
- a CDS encoding aminotransferase-like domain-containing protein, giving the protein MTLYEKLATDIEALVQQGVLLPGEKIPSVRQAAQHHRLSITTVVRAYLLLESRGILESRPQSGYFVRARPGEPPIDLLPTRPAARPSAVDVSALVLSTLRSIRVDDAVPLGSPYPDPRLYPWQRITQYANAIAKRYDTWSVLDDLPPGAPPLIRQITRRYLENGLAVDPNEVIVTIGATEAINLCLQAVAKPGDTIAVESPTYYAMLHAIERLGMRAVEVATDPVKGIDVQALAKLLDERPVAACMVMPNFQNPLGFQMPDERKQALVELLTARDIPVIENDVYGELFYGDVHPTSLKSYDRAGIVLHCSSFSKTLTNAYRIGWALPGRYRERVERLKFLNTLTTSTIPQLAIAEFLRKDGYDFHLRRVRKAYAQQANIMAAAVRRFFPQGTRVSRPAGGYVLWVELPEEVDAMALYHAALERRITVAPGHIFSPVPTYANCIRLNYSSAWTPDMEAAVVTLGKLVATLQAREAI; this is encoded by the coding sequence GTGACTCTCTACGAAAAACTTGCGACCGATATCGAGGCGCTGGTCCAGCAAGGCGTATTGCTTCCGGGCGAGAAGATCCCCTCGGTGCGGCAGGCGGCGCAGCATCATCGCCTGAGCATCACCACGGTCGTGCGTGCGTATCTGCTGCTGGAATCGCGCGGCATCCTGGAGAGCCGGCCGCAATCGGGCTACTTCGTGCGTGCCCGGCCCGGCGAGCCACCGATCGACCTGCTCCCGACCCGACCCGCGGCACGCCCTTCGGCGGTGGATGTGAGCGCGCTCGTGCTGTCGACGCTGCGCTCGATTCGTGTCGATGACGCGGTGCCGCTCGGCTCGCCATATCCCGACCCCCGGCTCTACCCGTGGCAGCGCATCACGCAGTACGCCAATGCCATCGCCAAGCGCTACGACACGTGGAGCGTGCTCGACGACCTGCCGCCGGGCGCGCCGCCACTGATTCGCCAGATCACGCGCCGTTACCTGGAGAACGGGCTGGCCGTCGATCCGAACGAAGTGATCGTTACGATCGGCGCCACCGAGGCCATCAACCTGTGCCTGCAGGCCGTGGCAAAGCCGGGCGACACCATTGCCGTGGAATCGCCAACGTACTACGCGATGCTGCACGCGATCGAGCGGCTGGGGATGCGTGCCGTGGAAGTGGCGACCGATCCCGTGAAAGGCATCGACGTGCAGGCGCTGGCGAAGCTGCTCGACGAGCGCCCCGTGGCCGCGTGCATGGTGATGCCGAATTTCCAGAATCCGCTTGGCTTCCAGATGCCGGACGAACGCAAGCAGGCGCTGGTGGAATTGCTGACTGCGCGCGATATTCCGGTGATCGAGAACGACGTCTATGGCGAGCTGTTTTACGGTGACGTGCATCCGACCTCGCTCAAGTCCTACGATCGGGCCGGCATCGTGCTGCATTGCTCGTCGTTCTCGAAGACGTTGACCAATGCGTACCGCATCGGCTGGGCGCTGCCGGGACGGTACCGGGAAAGGGTGGAGCGGCTCAAGTTCCTGAACACGCTGACCACCTCGACGATTCCGCAATTGGCCATCGCCGAGTTCCTGCGCAAGGACGGCTATGACTTTCATCTGCGGCGCGTGCGCAAGGCCTATGCGCAGCAGGCCAACATCATGGCGGCGGCGGTGCGTCGCTTCTTTCCGCAGGGCACGCGCGTGTCGCGCCCCGCTGGCGGGTATGTGCTGTGGGTGGAGTTGCCGGAGGAGGTGGACGCGATGGCCCTTTATCACGCGGCGCTGGAGCGACGCATCACGGTGGCGCCCGGCCACATCTTCTCGCCGGTGCCGACCTATGCCAACTGCATCCGACTTAACTACAGCAGCGCATGGACGCCAGACATGGAGGCGGCCGTCGTTACGCTCGGCAAGCTGGTGGCAACATTGCAGGCGCGGGAGGCAATATGA
- a CDS encoding DUF2069 domain-containing protein yields the protein MNSPDTHRDGSPDALHNPALWSLSLASLITLMLLCIAWEWFLAPLRPGGSWLVLKFVLLLPVLRGVLARNRYTMQWSSMLILLYFTEGIVRATSDRAPSSWLAWGEVALTLLFFFSTILYLRPFKRRAKALTKTATKTATKTQSNH from the coding sequence ATGAACTCACCGGACACCCATCGGGACGGCTCCCCCGACGCCCTGCACAACCCGGCGCTCTGGAGCCTGAGCCTGGCCAGCCTGATCACCCTGATGCTGCTCTGCATCGCATGGGAGTGGTTCCTGGCGCCGTTGCGTCCGGGTGGTTCCTGGCTGGTCTTGAAATTCGTGCTGCTGCTGCCGGTGCTGCGCGGCGTGCTCGCACGCAACCGCTACACGATGCAGTGGTCGTCGATGCTGATCCTGCTCTACTTCACCGAGGGCATCGTCCGCGCGACCAGCGACCGGGCCCCGTCCTCCTGGCTGGCCTGGGGCGAGGTAGCGCTGACGCTGCTGTTCTTCTTCAGCACGATCCTCTATCTGCGACCCTTCAAGCGGCGCGCCAAGGCATTGACCAAAACAGCGACCAAGACGGCAACCAAAACGCAATCCAACCACTGA
- a CDS encoding helix-turn-helix domain-containing protein, which translates to MSDDVNEQNGIDPVLEAILRALWEHAREAGGDLSLARLSKRAEAQMSVLRRVLTQLSDAGLAVMTLEEDGRGAARLTEEGEALCGALFEGDDGGMPH; encoded by the coding sequence ATGAGCGATGACGTGAACGAACAGAATGGCATCGACCCGGTGCTGGAGGCGATCCTCCGCGCGCTTTGGGAACATGCACGGGAAGCCGGCGGCGACCTGTCGCTGGCGCGACTCAGCAAGCGGGCCGAGGCGCAGATGAGCGTGCTGAGGCGGGTGCTGACGCAACTGTCCGACGCGGGACTGGCGGTGATGACGCTGGAAGAGGATGGCCGGGGCGCGGCGCGGCTGACGGAGGAGGGCGAGGCGTTGTGCGGGGCGTTGTTCGAGGGGGATGACGGGGGGATGCCGCACTGA
- a CDS encoding FdhF/YdeP family oxidoreductase, which produces MTTPTPEKGHVAPYAHPAAGWGALKQVAINLVKEKVAGGKYKTLFKQNQPDGFDCPGCAWPDRQHASTFEFCENGVKAVAAEATSKRVTNAFFAQYTVTELMRQSDYELEQHGRLTHPVRYDAATDKYVPVDWDEAFRLIADHLRRLDDPDRATFYTSGRASNEAAFLFQLFVRMYGTNNFPDCSNMCHEATSRGLPVTVGVGKATVVLDDFQLADTIMVFGQNPATNHPRMLNELRDAAKRGATIVSINPLKERGLQRFTSPQHVSEMLTGGSTKIATMFVRPKLAGDFALLKGLGKRVIELDDAAIATGGKRVVDVDFIREHTADFDAFAADLRAESWADIVAESGVTRADIDALADVYVHSERTIACWGMGLTQHKESVRTIQLLSNVMMLRGNIGRPGAGLMPVRGHSNVQGDRTMGIEEQPDDAFLDCLGAAFDFEPPRAHGQDVVAAINAMLAGKVKVFVGLGGNFSIATPDTPRTWEALRQCDLTVNIATKLNRSHLVIGKDSLLLPTLGRTEIDEQNGVPQGVTVEDSVCMVHLSYGMNKPASPHLLSETAIVARMADATLGSDKVDWRWYAQDYARIRDAIEKVIPGFERFNERVAHPGGFHLTPASRNRVWKTASGKAQFLVHAIDKDTPIKRARARYGDDMMVMMTTRSHDQYNTTIYGLDDRYRGVYGLRRVVFIHPADRARLGFAEGEHVDITSVWEDGVTRHVQDFRLVDYDIPEGCLGAYYPETNPLVPLESIGDRSGTPTSKSIPVLLRRAG; this is translated from the coding sequence ATGACTACCCCGACGCCCGAAAAGGGCCATGTTGCCCCCTATGCGCACCCGGCCGCCGGCTGGGGCGCGCTCAAGCAGGTCGCCATCAACCTCGTCAAGGAGAAGGTTGCCGGCGGCAAGTACAAGACGCTGTTCAAGCAGAACCAGCCGGACGGCTTCGACTGTCCAGGCTGCGCCTGGCCGGACCGTCAGCACGCGTCGACCTTCGAATTCTGCGAGAACGGCGTCAAGGCCGTGGCGGCCGAGGCCACCAGCAAACGCGTGACCAATGCGTTCTTCGCGCAATACACGGTTACCGAGCTGATGCGGCAGTCCGACTACGAGCTCGAGCAGCATGGTCGCCTGACGCACCCGGTGCGCTATGACGCCGCCACCGACAAGTACGTGCCGGTGGACTGGGACGAGGCATTTCGCCTGATCGCCGATCATCTGCGCCGGCTGGACGACCCCGACCGTGCCACGTTCTATACCTCGGGCCGTGCCAGCAACGAGGCCGCCTTCCTGTTCCAGTTGTTCGTGCGGATGTACGGGACGAACAACTTCCCGGATTGCTCGAACATGTGCCACGAGGCCACCAGCCGTGGCCTGCCGGTGACGGTTGGCGTGGGCAAGGCCACGGTGGTGCTCGACGACTTCCAGCTTGCCGACACGATCATGGTGTTCGGCCAGAATCCCGCCACCAACCATCCGCGCATGCTCAACGAGTTGCGCGATGCGGCGAAGCGCGGCGCCACGATCGTCTCGATCAACCCGCTCAAGGAGCGCGGCCTGCAGCGCTTTACGAGTCCTCAGCACGTCAGCGAGATGCTCACCGGCGGCAGTACGAAGATCGCCACGATGTTCGTTCGCCCGAAGCTGGCCGGTGACTTCGCGCTGCTCAAGGGCCTGGGCAAGCGTGTGATCGAGCTCGACGACGCGGCCATCGCCACGGGCGGCAAGCGTGTGGTGGACGTGGATTTCATCCGCGAGCACACCGCCGATTTCGATGCCTTCGCTGCGGATCTGCGCGCCGAGAGTTGGGCCGATATCGTCGCGGAGTCCGGCGTGACGCGCGCGGACATCGATGCGCTGGCCGACGTCTATGTCCACAGCGAACGCACGATTGCCTGCTGGGGCATGGGACTGACGCAACACAAGGAATCGGTGCGCACGATCCAGTTGCTGTCGAACGTGATGATGCTGCGTGGGAACATCGGCCGGCCCGGTGCGGGCCTGATGCCGGTGCGCGGCCATTCGAACGTGCAGGGCGACCGTACGATGGGCATCGAGGAGCAGCCCGACGACGCTTTCCTGGACTGCCTTGGCGCCGCGTTCGATTTCGAGCCGCCGCGCGCCCACGGGCAGGACGTGGTGGCCGCGATCAACGCGATGCTGGCTGGCAAGGTCAAGGTGTTCGTGGGTCTGGGCGGGAATTTTTCGATCGCCACACCCGATACGCCCCGCACGTGGGAGGCGCTGCGCCAGTGCGATCTCACGGTCAATATCGCCACCAAGCTCAACCGCAGCCATCTGGTGATCGGGAAGGATTCGCTGTTGCTGCCGACGCTGGGCCGCACCGAGATCGACGAGCAGAACGGCGTGCCGCAGGGCGTGACAGTCGAGGACTCGGTGTGCATGGTTCATCTCTCGTACGGCATGAACAAGCCGGCATCGCCGCACCTGCTGTCGGAGACCGCCATCGTGGCGCGCATGGCCGACGCCACGCTCGGCTCGGACAAGGTCGACTGGCGCTGGTACGCGCAGGACTATGCACGCATCCGCGACGCGATCGAAAAGGTGATTCCGGGCTTCGAGCGCTTCAACGAGCGCGTGGCGCATCCGGGTGGCTTTCATCTGACCCCGGCATCGCGCAACCGCGTCTGGAAGACCGCGTCGGGCAAGGCCCAGTTCCTGGTGCATGCCATCGACAAGGACACGCCGATCAAGCGCGCCCGCGCCCGCTACGGCGACGACATGATGGTCATGATGACCACGCGTTCGCACGACCAGTACAACACCACCATCTACGGGCTCGATGATCGCTATCGCGGCGTGTACGGGCTGCGCCGCGTGGTGTTCATCCATCCCGCGGACCGCGCGCGGCTGGGCTTCGCGGAAGGCGAGCACGTCGATATCACGAGCGTCTGGGAAGACGGCGTGACGCGCCACGTGCAGGATTTCCGTCTGGTCGATTACGACATTCCAGAGGGTTGCCTCGGCGCGTACTATCCGGAGACCAATCCACTGGTGCCGCTGGAGAGCATTGGCGACCGATCCGGCACCCCGACTTCGAAATCGATCCCCGTGCTGTTGCGGCGCGCGGGCTGA
- a CDS encoding alpha/beta fold hydrolase has protein sequence MELKLSGHKAYAYTGGKPFDPALPCAVFVHGAQNDHSVWGLQTRWFANHGFSVLSVDLPGHNRSEGAPLTSVEDMADWVMALVAAAGVKAPALVFGHSMGSLIALECAARHPQAVRAIGLLATAYPMKVSDALLDAALNREGDAIAMVNQWSISSLASKPSSPGPGAWMHGGSQRLMERISARNPGAHVFHTDFSACNGYAHGEEAAAAVACPALFVVGTKDMMTSPKAAQALAGKMKNARIVTVPSGHAMMGEKPDEVLDALAGFAKTAR, from the coding sequence ATGGAACTGAAACTCTCCGGCCACAAGGCCTACGCCTACACCGGCGGCAAGCCGTTCGACCCCGCCCTGCCCTGCGCCGTCTTCGTGCACGGTGCGCAGAACGATCACAGCGTCTGGGGGCTGCAGACGCGCTGGTTCGCCAATCACGGCTTCTCGGTGCTGTCCGTCGACCTGCCCGGACACAATCGCAGCGAAGGCGCGCCGCTGACGTCGGTCGAGGACATGGCCGACTGGGTGATGGCGCTGGTCGCGGCAGCCGGCGTGAAGGCGCCGGCACTGGTGTTCGGCCACAGCATGGGCTCCCTGATCGCGCTCGAATGCGCGGCGCGGCACCCCCAGGCGGTGCGCGCGATCGGCCTGCTGGCCACCGCCTATCCGATGAAGGTGTCCGACGCCCTGCTCGACGCCGCCCTGAACCGCGAGGGCGATGCCATCGCGATGGTCAACCAGTGGTCGATCTCGAGCCTTGCCAGCAAGCCCTCCTCCCCCGGCCCGGGCGCGTGGATGCACGGCGGCAGCCAGCGTCTGATGGAGCGGATCTCGGCGCGCAATCCCGGGGCGCATGTGTTCCATACCGACTTCTCGGCGTGCAACGGCTACGCGCATGGTGAGGAAGCCGCAGCGGCGGTGGCATGTCCGGCGCTGTTCGTGGTGGGGACCAAGGACATGATGACGTCGCCCAAGGCAGCCCAGGCCCTGGCCGGCAAGATGAAGAACGCCAGGATCGTCACGGTGCCGAGCGGACACGCCATGATGGGAGAAAAGCCCGACGAGGTGCTGGACGCGCTGGCGGGATTCGCGAAGACCGCCCGCTAG
- a CDS encoding DUF962 domain-containing protein, whose translation MAHAHTKEFTSFSDFYPFYLNEHRNRTCRRLHFVGSTVALACLVTLLATGNAWWLLAALVSGYAFAWVGHFGFEKNRPATFKHPFYSLMGDWVMYADILRGKIRF comes from the coding sequence ATGGCCCATGCCCACACCAAGGAATTCACCAGCTTTTCCGATTTCTACCCGTTCTACCTGAACGAGCACCGGAACCGCACCTGCCGCCGCCTGCATTTCGTCGGATCGACGGTCGCGCTGGCCTGCCTCGTGACGCTGCTGGCCACCGGCAATGCGTGGTGGCTGCTGGCGGCCCTGGTGTCGGGCTATGCGTTTGCCTGGGTCGGGCACTTCGGCTTCGAGAAGAACCGCCCGGCCACGTTCAAGCACCCGTTCTACAGCCTGATGGGCGACTGGGTCATGTACGCGGACATCCTGCGCGGCAAGATCAGGTTCTGA
- the wrbA gene encoding NAD(P)H:quinone oxidoreductase has product MTDILVLYYSRHGATRKLAELIARGIDSVPGAQSRLRTVPPVSTVCEATAPDIPPEGAPYAELRDLEECAGLALGSPTRFGNMAAPMKYFLDGTVAQWLSGALTGKPACVFTSTGSLHGGQETTLLSMMLPLLHHGMLIVGLPYAESGLMTTTAGGTPYGPSHYAHVDNQGPITEQEASLATAMGRRLAETALKLAR; this is encoded by the coding sequence ATGACCGACATTCTCGTCCTTTACTACAGCCGCCACGGCGCCACCCGCAAACTCGCCGAACTGATCGCCCGCGGCATCGACAGTGTGCCCGGCGCCCAATCCCGCCTGCGCACCGTCCCGCCGGTTTCCACGGTCTGCGAGGCCACTGCGCCGGACATCCCGCCCGAAGGCGCCCCGTATGCCGAACTGCGCGACCTCGAGGAATGCGCCGGCCTGGCGCTGGGCAGCCCGACGCGCTTCGGCAACATGGCCGCGCCGATGAAGTACTTTCTCGACGGCACCGTCGCCCAGTGGCTTTCCGGCGCGCTGACTGGCAAGCCCGCCTGCGTGTTCACGTCGACGGGCAGCCTGCACGGCGGCCAGGAGACCACACTGCTCTCGATGATGCTGCCGCTGCTGCACCACGGCATGTTGATCGTCGGCCTGCCCTACGCCGAGTCCGGCCTGATGACCACCACGGCGGGCGGCACGCCCTACGGCCCGAGCCATTACGCCCACGTGGACAATCAAGGCCCGATCACCGAGCAGGAAGCATCGCTCGCCACCGCGATGGGCCGCCGCCTGGCAGAAACCGCACTGAAGCTGGCGCGATGA
- a CDS encoding YihY family inner membrane protein has translation MTAVRIARLRREWNLQKVRALARYALRRAGEDRLPQVSASLTFTTVLAVVPVLTVAFALLAAFPVFRDFRGQIEMFLFQNLIPGGNISDSVSRYIGQFSRSARGLTALGLAGLMVTSVLTMLTVEDALNAIWRVRRRRPFAQRVLVFWAVLTLGPVLIGASLSVSSYLMSVSMGYVGNLPFGVGFVISLVPVLLSALAFAFLYMAVPNAYVEWRDAIVAGIVAAVAFEVAKRGFGYFITHIPTYTAVYGTFAVLPLFLLWMYVSWLVTLLGATIAANLPVIREGHWRRRTFAGSEFFDALGILYLLYRARDEVPRSVGELDMGRKLRMEADYLSGLLTKLKAMHLVGKLQQDRGQAHWALLCDPSQVTLRTLHDRLVLNMARLPRTALAQQMQGAEALRSILENPQLEQTLDAVFRQQTAGAAANEETGHRDRKVVEVVPPGWHGQV, from the coding sequence ATGACCGCTGTACGCATCGCCCGCCTGCGCAGGGAGTGGAACCTGCAGAAAGTGCGTGCACTTGCCCGCTATGCGTTGCGCCGCGCCGGCGAGGACCGCCTGCCCCAGGTATCGGCCAGCCTGACATTCACGACCGTGCTGGCCGTGGTACCGGTGCTGACCGTTGCTTTCGCGCTGCTTGCCGCGTTTCCGGTGTTCCGGGATTTCCGCGGCCAGATCGAGATGTTCCTGTTCCAGAACCTGATTCCGGGCGGCAATATCAGCGATTCGGTGTCGCGTTATATCGGACAGTTCTCCCGCAGCGCGCGTGGCCTGACGGCATTGGGCCTGGCCGGGCTGATGGTGACTTCCGTGCTGACAATGCTGACCGTCGAGGACGCGCTCAACGCGATCTGGCGCGTCAGGCGGCGCCGGCCATTCGCGCAACGGGTGCTGGTGTTCTGGGCCGTGCTGACGCTCGGGCCGGTGCTGATCGGCGCGAGCCTTTCCGTCAGTTCGTACCTGATGTCGGTCTCGATGGGTTACGTCGGCAACCTGCCGTTTGGCGTCGGGTTCGTGATCAGTCTGGTGCCGGTGCTGCTCTCTGCGCTCGCCTTTGCCTTTCTTTACATGGCGGTGCCCAATGCCTACGTGGAGTGGCGCGATGCGATTGTCGCCGGCATCGTGGCGGCCGTCGCTTTTGAAGTGGCCAAGCGCGGCTTCGGCTACTTCATCACCCATATCCCCACCTACACGGCCGTGTATGGCACCTTCGCCGTGCTGCCGCTGTTCCTGCTGTGGATGTATGTGAGCTGGCTGGTGACGCTGCTCGGCGCGACGATTGCGGCCAACCTGCCGGTGATCCGCGAGGGACACTGGCGTCGGCGGACGTTCGCGGGTAGCGAATTCTTCGACGCGCTTGGCATCCTGTATCTGCTGTACCGCGCGCGGGACGAGGTGCCGCGCAGCGTTGGCGAACTGGATATGGGTCGCAAGCTGCGGATGGAGGCCGACTATCTCTCCGGCCTGCTGACCAAGCTCAAGGCCATGCATCTGGTGGGCAAGCTCCAGCAGGATCGGGGTCAGGCGCATTGGGCGTTGCTCTGCGATCCGTCGCAGGTCACGCTGCGCACGCTGCACGACAGGCTGGTGCTGAACATGGCACGCCTGCCGCGCACGGCGCTGGCCCAACAGATGCAGGGGGCGGAGGCATTGCGGTCGATCCTGGAGAATCCGCAACTCGAGCAGACGCTGGACGCGGTGTTCCGCCAGCAGACGGCCGGGGCGGCCGCGAACGAGGAAACGGGCCACCGCGATCGCAAGGTGGTGGAAGTCGTCCCGCCGGGCTGGCACGGACAGGTCTAG
- the fdhD gene encoding formate dehydrogenase accessory sulfurtransferase FdhD, protein MVEDEYGQAGYVEREIRRHTGRHTGGHTVPEIDDVAEEVPVALVYNGISHAVMMATPLDLEAFAIGFSLTEGIVDSVAEIRDIEIEPGCDGIEVRIEIGQRAFMALRAHRRTLAGRTGCGVCGTESLALLDLEPTPVGVPARRIEPTPAMLRRATDALQARQVLMAATGGVHAAAWCDAQGDVVAVFEDVGRHNALDKLIGHLTRTRTTFGDGFVLLSSRASYELVRKTARMRIQMLATISAPTSLAIRIAAQAGLRLLSFCRKDGFVEYTAPAENEGFVLRSEPLAVPG, encoded by the coding sequence ATGGTGGAAGACGAGTATGGGCAGGCCGGCTACGTCGAGCGCGAGATCCGGCGCCACACCGGGCGCCACACCGGTGGCCACACCGTTCCCGAGATCGATGACGTGGCGGAAGAAGTGCCGGTCGCGCTGGTCTACAACGGCATCTCGCACGCCGTGATGATGGCCACGCCGCTTGATCTGGAGGCGTTCGCGATTGGCTTCTCGCTGACCGAGGGGATCGTCGACAGCGTTGCCGAGATCCGCGACATCGAGATCGAGCCGGGTTGCGACGGCATCGAGGTGCGTATCGAGATCGGCCAGCGTGCGTTCATGGCGTTGCGCGCGCACCGCCGCACGCTGGCCGGGCGTACTGGCTGCGGCGTGTGCGGAACCGAAAGCCTGGCGCTGCTCGATCTGGAGCCGACGCCGGTTGGCGTGCCCGCGCGACGGATTGAACCGACGCCTGCGATGCTCCGTCGCGCCACCGACGCATTGCAGGCGCGACAGGTGCTGATGGCCGCCACCGGAGGCGTTCACGCGGCTGCATGGTGCGACGCGCAGGGCGACGTCGTTGCCGTGTTCGAGGACGTGGGTCGCCACAATGCGCTGGACAAGCTGATCGGCCATCTGACCCGTACCCGCACGACGTTCGGCGACGGTTTTGTCCTGCTGTCCAGCCGCGCCAGCTATGAACTCGTGCGCAAGACCGCGCGAATGCGCATCCAGATGCTGGCCACGATTTCCGCGCCGACGTCGCTGGCCATCCGCATTGCAGCGCAGGCCGGCCTGCGCCTGCTGAGTTTCTGCCGCAAGGACGGTTTCGTCGAGTACACAGCGCCAGCAGAGAACGAGGGTTTCGTATTACGATCTGAGCCGCTGGCGGTACCGGGCTGA
- a CDS encoding FAD-binding oxidoreductase, with protein sequence MHSDSFLDLCRAAIGSQNVLTDPADKAPYLTDWRRRYTGDALAVLRPGSTEEVAAVMRACHAHKLAVVPQGGNTGLCGGATPEPGDAAARGTVVLSLQRMNRVRQVDPLNNTITVEAGVILQQLQEAAQTHGRLFPLSLAAEGSCTIGGNLSTNAGGTAVLRYGNTRELCLGLEVVNIKGEVWDGLRGLRKDNTGYDLRDLFIGAEGTLGIITAAVMKLFPAPRARVTALAAVESPRAALALLAIAQSHAGAMLTGFELMSAMCMDLVTKHYPQLRYPFTAHHPQLVLLELSDSESEEHARTIFEKMMEVAFEAGVVKDAVVAESVQQSRDFWNLREHIPLAQVEEGKNIKHDIAVPISRVADFIETTDTLLQDAFPGARMVTFGHLGDGNLHYNVSPPVGVDHDQFLSHQDAINLIVHNSVHVHNGSISAEHGLGQLKREENRRYKSEVELAMMRAIKQALDPQGLMNPGKVV encoded by the coding sequence ATGCACTCCGATTCCTTCCTCGATCTTTGCCGCGCAGCCATCGGTTCGCAGAACGTGCTGACCGACCCGGCCGACAAGGCACCCTACCTGACCGACTGGCGCCGCCGCTACACCGGCGACGCGCTGGCCGTGCTGCGTCCCGGCTCGACCGAGGAAGTCGCGGCGGTGATGCGTGCCTGCCATGCGCACAAGCTGGCCGTGGTGCCCCAGGGTGGCAACACAGGCCTGTGCGGCGGCGCCACCCCCGAACCCGGCGATGCTGCCGCGCGTGGCACGGTGGTGCTGTCCCTGCAGCGCATGAACCGCGTGCGGCAGGTCGACCCGCTCAATAACACGATCACCGTCGAGGCCGGCGTGATCCTGCAGCAACTGCAGGAGGCCGCGCAGACACACGGCCGGCTGTTCCCGCTCTCGCTGGCGGCCGAAGGCAGCTGCACGATCGGCGGCAACCTGTCGACGAACGCCGGCGGCACCGCCGTGCTGCGCTACGGCAACACGCGCGAACTCTGCCTGGGGCTCGAGGTCGTGAACATCAAGGGCGAGGTCTGGGATGGCCTGCGCGGCCTGCGCAAGGACAATACCGGCTATGACCTGCGCGACCTGTTCATCGGCGCCGAAGGCACGCTCGGCATCATCACCGCCGCGGTCATGAAGCTGTTTCCGGCGCCGCGCGCGCGGGTCACCGCGCTGGCCGCCGTTGAAAGCCCACGCGCCGCGCTGGCGCTGCTGGCCATCGCGCAATCGCACGCGGGCGCCATGCTGACCGGTTTCGAGTTGATGTCCGCGATGTGCATGGATCTGGTGACGAAGCACTACCCGCAGTTGCGCTACCCGTTCACCGCCCATCATCCGCAACTCGTTCTGCTGGAACTGTCCGACAGCGAGAGCGAAGAACACGCGCGGACGATCTTCGAAAAAATGATGGAGGTAGCGTTCGAAGCCGGCGTGGTCAAGGATGCCGTGGTGGCCGAATCGGTACAGCAGTCACGCGATTTCTGGAACCTGCGCGAACACATTCCGCTGGCGCAGGTCGAGGAAGGCAAGAACATCAAGCACGATATCGCCGTGCCGATCTCGCGCGTGGCGGACTTCATCGAGACCACCGACACGCTGCTGCAAGACGCCTTCCCCGGCGCGCGCATGGTCACGTTCGGCCATCTTGGCGATGGCAACTTGCACTACAACGTGTCGCCGCCGGTCGGCGTGGATCATGATCAGTTCCTGTCGCACCAGGATGCGATCAACCTGATCGTCCACAACAGCGTGCATGTCCACAACGGCTCGATCTCGGCCGAACACGGCCTTGGCCAACTCAAGCGCGAGGAGAACCGCCGCTACAAGAGCGAGGTGGAACTGGCGATGATGCGGGCCATCAAGCAGGCGCTGGATCCGCAAGGGTTGATGAACCCCGGAAAGGTGGTTTGA